The Streptomyces luteogriseus genome includes a window with the following:
- a CDS encoding carbohydrate ABC transporter permease, which translates to MQHGKYRFIVGFLALPLGLYALFVVWPFIQSIYYSFTDWTGLSPEFKMVGFDNYSRMLDDDIFWKSLQHSLLFALLLPVVTISLALFFAFMINVGGRKRRNGPVVTGVRGSSFYKIVYFFPQVLSIAIVALLFAFAYNPDSGAINTLLRGIGLGDVQPLWLGDPDLALWAVMAVLVWSTVGFFVVLFSAGMASIPAEMYEAALLDGANRVTTFFRVTLPLLWDTVQSGWVYMGILALGAESFAVVQIMTTGPGGPDYSTTVMVLYVYQKAFRDGQAAYATTIGVALLVVTLAFAAVVMRLGRRERLEY; encoded by the coding sequence ATGCAGCACGGCAAGTACCGGTTCATCGTGGGCTTCCTAGCGCTGCCCCTGGGACTGTACGCGCTCTTCGTGGTCTGGCCGTTCATCCAGTCCATCTACTACTCGTTCACGGACTGGACCGGCCTGAGCCCCGAATTCAAGATGGTCGGTTTCGACAACTACAGCCGGATGCTCGATGACGACATCTTCTGGAAGTCGTTGCAGCACAGCCTGCTGTTCGCCCTCCTGCTGCCGGTGGTGACGATCAGCCTGGCGCTGTTCTTCGCCTTCATGATCAATGTAGGCGGCAGAAAACGGAGAAACGGCCCGGTCGTCACCGGTGTCCGCGGCTCCTCCTTCTACAAAATCGTCTACTTCTTCCCGCAGGTCCTCTCGATCGCCATCGTCGCGCTGCTGTTCGCGTTCGCGTACAACCCGGACAGCGGTGCGATCAACACGCTCCTGCGCGGCATCGGCCTGGGCGACGTCCAGCCCCTCTGGCTGGGCGACCCCGATCTCGCCCTCTGGGCGGTGATGGCGGTCCTCGTCTGGTCCACGGTCGGCTTCTTCGTGGTCCTCTTCTCCGCCGGCATGGCCTCCATCCCCGCGGAGATGTACGAGGCCGCGCTCCTGGACGGGGCGAACCGCGTCACCACGTTCTTCCGGGTCACCCTGCCCCTCCTCTGGGACACGGTGCAGTCCGGCTGGGTCTACATGGGCATCCTCGCCCTGGGCGCCGAGTCGTTCGCGGTCGTGCAGATCATGACGACCGGCCCGGGCGGCCCCGACTACTCGACCACCGTCATGGTCCTGTACGTGTACCAGAAGGCGTTCCGCGACGGGCAGGCCGCCTACGCCACCACCATCGGTGTCGCCCTGCTCGTCGTCACGCTGGCCTTCGCCGCCGTGGTGATGCGGCTGGGCCGTCGCGAGCGGCTGGAGTACTGA
- the ngcE gene encoding N-acetylglucosamine/diacetylchitobiose ABC transporter substrate-binding protein: protein MGSTSAENHGTEGVGRRDLIKRSAALGLISVPTMSFLSACASSGGDDSGDKAKAGKKTAKNPLAVNDTAGMEFVLFDGGFGKEYAEDAVKIYEKNFPKVKVKFSATQKIQSTLQPRFNQGTPPDLIDNSGAEQMDMGVLVGKDQLTDLTPLLDAPSYDDPDKKVRDTLRPGIVEMGQFDGEKVWILYYAYTVYGVWYSQKALDSLDEQYPETWDQMLAVCAKAKKKGMAGWTYAGKYPYYIPFSLYPMIGKVGGREVLDAIDNLEPNAWKHPAVKACFEAYYELYKKGYVLKGTPGLDHIQSQTAWAEGKALFIPNGSWVENESANVIPDDFNLAVSAPTGLDSSDKMPFGTIWASGGEPFIVPAKAKNAAGGMEQLRIMLSEASSKNFTGKVKSLTAYNGGTDGISLTPGLKSGVAALDKAGDNVVNPRLQDWYVQLQKEKIGVSGLGEMMAGRLTPAEAIKKIQGFADEAAKDDSIKHYKHQ from the coding sequence ATGGGATCCACTTCCGCCGAGAACCACGGCACCGAAGGTGTCGGCCGCCGTGATCTGATCAAAAGGTCTGCCGCGCTCGGGCTGATCTCCGTCCCCACCATGAGTTTCCTCTCCGCCTGCGCCAGCAGCGGCGGCGACGACAGTGGCGACAAGGCCAAGGCCGGCAAGAAGACCGCGAAGAACCCGCTCGCCGTCAACGACACGGCCGGCATGGAATTCGTCCTGTTCGACGGCGGCTTCGGCAAGGAGTACGCCGAGGACGCCGTGAAGATCTACGAGAAGAACTTCCCCAAGGTGAAGGTGAAGTTCTCCGCCACCCAGAAGATCCAGTCCACCCTCCAGCCCCGCTTCAACCAGGGCACCCCGCCGGACCTCATCGACAACTCCGGCGCCGAGCAGATGGACATGGGCGTCCTGGTCGGCAAGGACCAGCTCACCGACCTCACCCCGCTGCTCGACGCGCCCTCCTACGACGACCCGGACAAGAAGGTCCGTGACACGCTGCGCCCCGGCATCGTGGAGATGGGCCAGTTCGACGGCGAGAAGGTCTGGATCCTGTACTACGCCTACACGGTGTACGGCGTCTGGTACTCGCAGAAGGCCCTGGACTCGCTCGACGAGCAGTACCCGGAGACCTGGGACCAGATGCTCGCGGTCTGCGCGAAGGCCAAGAAGAAGGGCATGGCGGGCTGGACGTACGCGGGCAAATACCCGTATTACATCCCCTTCTCGCTCTACCCGATGATCGGCAAGGTCGGCGGCCGCGAGGTCCTCGACGCGATCGACAACCTGGAGCCGAACGCCTGGAAGCACCCGGCCGTCAAGGCCTGCTTCGAGGCGTACTACGAGCTCTACAAGAAGGGCTACGTCCTCAAGGGCACCCCGGGCCTGGACCACATCCAGTCGCAGACCGCCTGGGCCGAGGGCAAGGCGCTGTTCATCCCGAACGGCTCCTGGGTGGAGAACGAGTCGGCCAACGTCATCCCCGACGACTTCAACCTGGCCGTCTCCGCGCCCACCGGCCTCGACTCCTCCGACAAGATGCCCTTCGGCACCATCTGGGCCTCCGGCGGCGAGCCCTTCATCGTCCCGGCCAAGGCGAAGAACGCGGCCGGCGGCATGGAGCAGCTGCGCATCATGCTCAGCGAGGCCTCCTCGAAGAACTTCACCGGCAAGGTGAAGTCACTGACGGCCTACAACGGCGGCACCGACGGCATCTCCCTCACCCCCGGTCTCAAATCCGGCGTCGCGGCGCTGGACAAGGCGGGCGACAACGTGGTGAATCCCCGTCTGCAGGACTGGTACGTGCAGTTGCAGAAGGAGAAGATCGGTGTGTCCGGCCTCGGCGAGATGATGGCCGGCCGTCTCACCCCGGCCGAAGCCATCAAGAAGATCCAGGGATTCGCCGACGAGGCCGCCAAGGACGACTCCATCAAGCACTACAAGCACCAGTAA
- a CDS encoding GH92 family glycosyl hydrolase, with product MQRKARHRWGSAVVSATAFALTLSSQGVAVARPVAPESPDREFASSFEADDPVPDWLNTVDTTPDGGKRASGVDGGYSSGIPGNVTDQVIDVRASAENTGGGEVKENLVDLEPSTKWLAFEPTGWVEFDLDKPVKLARYALTSANDADERDPKDWTLKGSADGKEWTTLDTRSGESFEERFQTKTYDLAEPAEYRHFRLEVNRNNGGDILQLADLQLSTGGADGPVPQDMLSLVDRGPSGSPTAKAGAGFTGKRALRYAGRHTAEGRAYSYNKIFDVNVAVGRNTRLAYRIFPSMADGDLDYDATNVSVDLAFTDGTHLSDLRATDQHGFPLTPQGQGAAKILYVNQWNDVEARIGSVAAGKTVDRVLVAYDSPKGPAKFRGWLDDVSIESVTPERPKAHLSDYAVTTRGTNSSGGFSRGNNFPATAVPHGFNFWTPVTNAGSLSWLYDYARANNADNLPTIQAFSASHEPSPWMGDRQTFQVMPSLASGTPELGREARELAFRHENETARPYYYGVGFENGLKAEMAPTDHAAALRFTYPGDDASVLFDNVTDQAGLTLDKENGVVTGYSDVKSGLSTGATRLFVYGEFDKPVSEGSSAGVKGYLRFEADDRTVTLRLATSLISLDQAKDNLRQEIPEGRSFEAVKKSAQRQWDRLLGKVEVEGATPDQLTTLYSSLYRLYLYPNSGFEKVGGRHKYASPFSPMPNPDTPTHTGAKIVDGEVYVNNGFWDTYRTTWPAYSLLTPSRAGELVDGFVQQYKDGGWTSRWSSPGYADLMTGTSSDVAFADAYVKGVDFDAKAAYEAAVKNATVVPPNSGVGRKGMATSPFLGYTSTETHEGLSWALEGHLNDYGISRMGHKLYEETGERRYKEESEYFLNRARDYVNLFDAKAGFFQGRDAEGDWRVESSQYDPRVWGHDYTETNGYGYAFTAPQDSRGLANLYGGRKGLADKLDDYFSTPETASPEFVGSYGGVIHEMTEARDVRMGMYGHSNQVAHHAIYMYDAAGQPWKAQKNVREVLSRLYTGSEIGQGYHGDEDNGEQSAWFLFSSLGFYPLVMGSGEYAIGSPLFTKATVHLENGRELVVKAPRNSARNVYVQGLKVNGRTWTKTSLPHSLIAKGGVLEFDMGSRPSSWGTGEHAAPVSITRDDEVPAPRADVLKGDGALFDDTSATDAAVTSVDLPVPKGAEAVQYTLTSSADRAKAPAGWTLQGSSDGTTWRTLDRRSGESFAWDRQTRAFSVRQPGTYEKYRLVLDGEATLAEVELLS from the coding sequence ATGCAGCGGAAAGCTCGGCACAGATGGGGTTCGGCGGTCGTGTCGGCGACCGCCTTCGCTTTGACCCTGAGTTCACAGGGCGTTGCGGTCGCACGGCCCGTAGCCCCCGAGAGCCCCGACCGGGAGTTCGCGTCCTCGTTCGAGGCGGACGACCCGGTTCCGGACTGGCTGAACACCGTCGACACCACCCCCGACGGCGGCAAACGGGCCTCGGGGGTCGACGGCGGCTACAGCAGCGGCATACCGGGCAATGTGACCGACCAGGTCATCGACGTCCGGGCCAGCGCCGAGAACACGGGCGGCGGCGAGGTGAAGGAGAACCTCGTCGACCTCGAACCGAGCACCAAGTGGCTCGCCTTCGAGCCCACGGGCTGGGTGGAGTTCGACCTGGACAAACCAGTCAAACTGGCGCGTTACGCACTGACGTCGGCCAATGACGCCGATGAACGCGACCCCAAGGACTGGACGCTGAAGGGCTCGGCCGACGGCAAGGAGTGGACGACGCTCGACACCCGCTCCGGCGAGTCCTTCGAAGAGCGGTTCCAGACGAAGACGTACGACCTGGCCGAGCCCGCCGAGTACCGGCACTTCCGGCTGGAGGTCAACCGGAACAACGGCGGCGACATCCTCCAGCTCGCCGACCTACAGCTGTCCACGGGCGGAGCCGACGGGCCCGTCCCACAGGACATGCTCTCCCTCGTCGACCGGGGCCCCAGCGGCTCCCCCACCGCCAAGGCGGGCGCCGGGTTCACCGGTAAGCGCGCCCTGCGTTACGCCGGCCGGCACACCGCCGAGGGCCGGGCCTACTCGTACAACAAGATCTTCGACGTGAACGTGGCCGTGGGCCGGAACACACGGCTGGCCTACCGCATCTTCCCGTCCATGGCGGACGGTGACCTCGACTACGACGCGACGAACGTCTCCGTCGACCTGGCCTTCACCGACGGCACCCATCTGAGCGATCTGCGCGCCACCGACCAGCACGGCTTCCCGCTGACCCCGCAGGGACAGGGCGCGGCGAAGATCCTCTACGTCAACCAGTGGAACGACGTGGAGGCGCGGATCGGCTCGGTCGCGGCCGGGAAGACCGTGGACCGGGTCCTGGTGGCGTACGACTCCCCCAAGGGTCCGGCGAAGTTCCGGGGCTGGCTGGACGACGTGAGCATCGAGTCCGTCACGCCCGAGCGGCCGAAGGCGCATCTGTCGGACTACGCGGTGACGACCCGGGGCACCAACTCCAGCGGCGGCTTCTCCCGGGGCAACAACTTCCCGGCGACGGCGGTGCCGCACGGCTTCAACTTCTGGACGCCGGTGACCAACGCGGGTTCGCTGAGCTGGCTGTACGACTACGCGCGTGCGAACAACGCGGACAACCTTCCGACGATCCAGGCGTTCAGCGCGAGTCACGAGCCGAGCCCCTGGATGGGCGACCGGCAGACCTTCCAGGTGATGCCGTCCCTCGCCTCCGGCACTCCGGAGCTGGGCCGGGAGGCCCGGGAGCTGGCCTTCCGGCACGAGAACGAGACCGCGCGGCCGTACTACTACGGGGTGGGGTTCGAGAACGGGCTGAAGGCCGAGATGGCGCCGACGGATCACGCGGCGGCGCTGCGGTTCACCTACCCGGGCGACGACGCGAGTGTCCTCTTCGACAATGTGACCGACCAGGCGGGGCTGACCCTGGACAAGGAGAACGGGGTCGTCACCGGCTACTCGGACGTGAAGTCCGGGCTGTCGACGGGGGCGACCCGGCTGTTCGTCTACGGCGAGTTCGACAAGCCGGTGAGTGAGGGGTCGTCGGCCGGTGTGAAGGGCTATCTGCGCTTCGAGGCCGACGACCGGACCGTCACCCTGCGCCTGGCGACCTCGCTCATCAGCCTCGACCAGGCCAAGGACAACCTCCGCCAGGAGATCCCGGAGGGCAGGTCGTTCGAGGCGGTCAAGAAGAGCGCCCAGCGGCAGTGGGACCGGCTGCTCGGCAAGGTCGAGGTCGAGGGCGCGACCCCCGACCAGCTGACGACGCTGTACTCCAGCCTGTACCGGCTGTACCTGTACCCGAACTCCGGCTTCGAGAAGGTCGGCGGCAGGCACAAGTACGCCTCGCCCTTCTCCCCCATGCCGAACCCGGACACCCCGACGCACACAGGGGCGAAGATCGTCGACGGCGAGGTGTACGTGAACAACGGGTTCTGGGACACCTACCGGACCACCTGGCCGGCGTACTCGCTCCTCACCCCGTCCCGGGCGGGTGAGCTGGTCGACGGGTTCGTGCAGCAGTACAAGGACGGCGGCTGGACCTCGCGCTGGTCCTCCCCCGGCTACGCGGACCTCATGACGGGCACCTCGTCGGACGTGGCGTTCGCGGACGCGTACGTCAAGGGCGTCGACTTCGACGCGAAGGCGGCCTACGAGGCGGCGGTGAAGAACGCCACGGTCGTACCGCCGAACTCGGGCGTCGGCCGCAAGGGCATGGCCACCTCCCCGTTCCTCGGCTACACGAGCACCGAGACGCACGAAGGCCTGTCCTGGGCGCTGGAGGGCCATCTCAACGACTACGGCATCTCGCGGATGGGCCACAAGCTCTACGAGGAGACCGGTGAGCGGCGCTACAAGGAGGAGTCGGAGTACTTCCTGAACCGCGCCCGGGACTATGTGAACCTCTTCGACGCGAAGGCCGGGTTCTTCCAGGGCCGCGACGCCGAGGGCGACTGGCGGGTGGAGTCCTCGCAGTACGACCCGCGCGTGTGGGGCCACGATTACACCGAGACCAACGGGTACGGCTACGCCTTCACCGCCCCGCAGGACAGCCGAGGTCTGGCGAACCTGTACGGCGGGCGCAAGGGCCTCGCCGACAAGCTCGACGACTACTTCTCCACGCCGGAGACCGCCTCCCCCGAGTTCGTCGGCTCGTACGGCGGGGTCATCCACGAGATGACCGAGGCGCGGGACGTCCGGATGGGCATGTACGGGCACTCCAACCAGGTCGCCCACCACGCGATCTACATGTACGACGCGGCCGGGCAGCCCTGGAAGGCGCAGAAGAACGTCCGCGAGGTGCTGTCCCGGCTCTACACGGGCAGCGAGATCGGGCAGGGCTATCACGGTGACGAGGACAACGGCGAGCAGTCGGCCTGGTTCCTGTTCTCCTCGCTCGGCTTCTACCCGCTGGTGATGGGCAGCGGCGAGTACGCGATCGGCTCGCCCCTGTTCACCAAGGCGACCGTGCATCTGGAGAACGGGCGCGAACTGGTGGTGAAGGCGCCGCGGAACAGCGCGAGGAACGTCTACGTGCAGGGGTTGAAGGTCAACGGCCGGACCTGGACCAAGACCTCGCTGCCGCACTCCCTGATCGCCAAGGGCGGTGTACTGGAGTTCGACATGGGCTCGCGGCCGTCGTCCTGGGGCACGGGCGAGCATGCCGCGCCCGTGTCGATCACCCGCGACGACGAGGTGCCGGCGCCGCGTGCGGACGTGCTGAAGGGTGACGGCGCCCTGTTCGACGACACCTCGGCGACGGACGCCGCGGTGACCTCCGTGGACCTGCCGGTCCCGAAGGGTGCCGAGGCCGTCCAGTACACGCTGACGTCATCGGCGGACCGAGCGAAGGCACCGGCCGGATGGACGCTCCAGGGCTCCTCCGACGGCACCACCTGGCGGACGCTCGACCGGCGCTCCGGGGAGTCCTTCGCCTGGGACCGGCAGACCCGCGCGTTCTCCGTGAGGCAGCCGGGTACGTACGAGAAGTACCGCCTGGTCCTCGACGGCGAGGCCACCCTGGCGGAGGTCGAACTGCTCTCCTGA
- a CDS encoding alpha-glucuronidase, which yields MPLPVPVLPEGVDPAWLPPAAFRAVGGRRTMIRGSGPLVETVHGELAEACRRFGGRAVRDAVPDGAYDLVLGLGGDDLGDEGFAFAREDGTTTVTASDGRGLLYGLFHVVRLGEAAFTGARAREVHRPALALRMLDHWDNVAVHPVMGQVERGYAGGSLFWEDGRARRELDRVRAYGRLLAACGINAISVNNVNVHAAEARLLTDRIGEVAEIAGALRPYGVRTHLSVSFAAPITLGGLPTADPLDRTVRGWWAEATRRVYQAIPDFGGYVVKADSEGQPGPFAYGRSHAEGANLLAAALEPFGGTVHWRAFVYDHRQDWRDRTTDRARAAYDHFVPLDGEFAAGAVLQVKHGPMDFQVREPVSPLLGAMPRTRLAVELQVTQEYTGQQRHVCWLGPMWSEVLRFRHEQGLSVGEVARGGLVAVSNVGDDPFWTGHPLAQANLYTFGRLAWQPDAEPGAVLDEWIALSFPDALEGLTGGLHAVLDGSWRTYEKYTAPLGVGFMVQPGHHYGPSVDGYEYSPWGTYHFADREGVGVDRGVASGTGYAGQYGKPWAELYESPDTCPDELLLFFHHVPYGHVLKSGKTVIQHIYDTHFEGVEEVEEARAVWGSLTGLVDPARHARVAERYEEQLRSAREWRDQVNSYFFRKSGVPDGRGRLIH from the coding sequence ATGCCGCTTCCCGTGCCCGTCCTGCCCGAAGGGGTCGACCCGGCCTGGCTGCCGCCCGCCGCCTTCCGGGCGGTCGGCGGCCGGCGGACCATGATCCGGGGATCGGGTCCCCTGGTGGAGACGGTGCACGGGGAGCTGGCCGAGGCCTGTCGGCGGTTCGGGGGCCGGGCCGTACGGGACGCCGTGCCGGACGGCGCGTACGACCTGGTCCTCGGCCTCGGCGGCGACGACCTCGGCGACGAGGGCTTCGCCTTCGCCCGCGAGGACGGCACGACGACCGTCACCGCCTCCGATGGACGCGGCCTGCTCTACGGCCTGTTCCACGTCGTCCGTCTCGGGGAGGCGGCCTTCACCGGCGCACGGGCACGGGAGGTCCACCGCCCCGCGCTCGCCCTGCGTATGCTCGACCACTGGGACAACGTGGCCGTCCACCCGGTCATGGGCCAGGTGGAGCGCGGGTACGCGGGTGGCTCGCTGTTCTGGGAGGACGGCAGGGCGCGGCGCGAACTCGACCGTGTGCGGGCGTACGGCAGGCTGCTCGCGGCGTGCGGGATCAACGCGATCTCCGTGAACAACGTCAATGTGCATGCGGCCGAGGCGCGTCTCCTCACCGACCGGATCGGTGAAGTCGCCGAGATCGCCGGGGCGCTGCGCCCCTACGGCGTCCGCACCCACCTGTCGGTCTCCTTCGCCGCGCCGATCACGCTCGGCGGGCTGCCCACGGCCGATCCGCTGGACCGGACGGTGCGCGGCTGGTGGGCCGAGGCGACCCGGCGGGTGTACCAGGCGATCCCCGACTTCGGCGGGTACGTGGTGAAGGCCGACTCGGAGGGGCAGCCGGGGCCGTTCGCCTACGGCCGCAGTCACGCCGAGGGCGCGAACCTGCTGGCGGCGGCGCTGGAGCCGTTCGGCGGCACGGTGCACTGGCGGGCCTTCGTCTACGACCATCGCCAGGACTGGCGGGACCGCACGACGGACCGGGCCCGGGCCGCGTACGACCATTTCGTGCCGCTGGACGGGGAGTTCGCGGCCGGCGCCGTGCTCCAGGTGAAGCACGGGCCGATGGACTTCCAGGTCCGGGAGCCGGTGTCGCCGCTGCTCGGGGCGATGCCGCGGACCCGGCTGGCGGTGGAGCTGCAGGTCACCCAGGAGTACACCGGGCAGCAACGGCACGTGTGCTGGCTGGGGCCGATGTGGAGCGAGGTCCTGCGGTTCCGGCACGAACAGGGGCTGTCGGTGGGTGAGGTGGCGCGGGGCGGGCTGGTCGCCGTGTCGAACGTCGGTGACGACCCGTTCTGGACGGGGCATCCGCTGGCGCAGGCGAACCTGTACACCTTCGGGCGGCTGGCCTGGCAGCCGGACGCCGAGCCGGGCGCGGTGCTCGACGAGTGGATCGCCCTCAGTTTCCCGGACGCCCTGGAGGGGCTCACGGGCGGGCTGCACGCCGTGCTGGACGGTTCGTGGCGGACGTACGAGAAGTACACCGCTCCCCTGGGTGTGGGTTTCATGGTGCAGCCGGGGCATCACTACGGGCCGAGTGTGGACGGGTACGAGTACAGCCCGTGGGGGACGTACCACTTCGCCGACCGGGAGGGCGTCGGGGTCGATCGCGGTGTGGCGAGCGGGACGGGGTACGCCGGGCAGTACGGCAAGCCGTGGGCCGAGCTCTACGAGTCGCCGGACACCTGCCCGGACGAGCTGCTGCTGTTCTTCCACCATGTGCCGTACGGGCATGTGCTGAAGAGCGGGAAGACCGTGATCCAGCACATCTACGACACCCACTTCGAGGGGGTCGAGGAGGTGGAGGAGGCCCGGGCGGTGTGGGGTTCGCTGACCGGGCTGGTGGACCCGGCGCGCCACGCCCGGGTGGCCGAGCGCTACGAGGAGCAGCTCCGCAGTGCCCGCGAGTGGCGCGATCAGGTCAACAGCTACTTCTTCCGCAAGTCCGGGGTGCCGGACGGGCGGGGGCGGCTCATCCACTGA
- a CDS encoding beta-galactosidase produces MTHKIRYGGDYNPEQWPQEVWDADHRLFTRAGIDTLTVGVFTWSVTQPGPDTYDFTILDRILDRAAAEGRRVCLATGTAALPPWLATRHPEVNRTDFEGRRHRYGQRHTFCPGSPVYREHATALASRLAERYAGHPALLAWHINNEYGGACYCDLCAEAFRAWLRDRHGTLDALNDAWWTTFWSHRYTDWDQIEPPSALTEHWRGPDHTAFQGITLDWFRFTTDALLGCFLAEKEAIRAHDPDTPATTNFMGLFRPLDYHRWAPHLDFASWDNYPPLDAPPTRPALAHDLMRGLKDGAPFWLMEQTPSTTACRDVNPLRRPGELRLATFQAVAHGADAALYFQMRASRGACEKYHGAVVGHAGRDDTRVFREVAELGGELEALGARTLGARTPARTALLFDWDSWWALEISDGPSRLVKYPDVVHAYYRAAREAGADLDVIPQTADLTGYDVVLAPALHLVKGDLATRLEAVAARGGAVLATFLSGRVDEHDRAFLTDVPGPLARLMGIRVDEWDARPPEFAQTVPELGAQARLVFEIVLPRGAETVATYGTDFYAGTPAVTRNRFGSGEAWYVATALDQQGVDQVVRRILTRHDLLGPYADHPAVETATRVAPDGTRLLFLLNHAPEPARLTAHAAFTDLLTGKRTGQGEPLELDPLGVAILQ; encoded by the coding sequence ATGACGCACAAGATCCGCTACGGCGGTGACTACAACCCCGAGCAGTGGCCCCAGGAGGTCTGGGACGCGGACCACCGCCTGTTCACCCGGGCCGGAATCGACACGCTCACCGTCGGCGTCTTCACCTGGTCCGTCACCCAACCGGGCCCGGACACCTACGACTTCACGATCCTGGACCGCATCCTGGACCGGGCCGCCGCCGAGGGACGCCGGGTGTGCCTGGCCACCGGAACCGCCGCCCTCCCACCCTGGCTCGCGACGAGACACCCCGAGGTCAACCGCACCGACTTCGAGGGCCGCCGGCACCGCTACGGCCAGCGCCACACCTTCTGCCCCGGCTCACCGGTGTACCGGGAGCACGCCACCGCTCTCGCCTCGCGCCTCGCCGAACGGTACGCCGGCCATCCGGCCCTGCTCGCCTGGCACATCAACAACGAGTACGGCGGCGCCTGCTACTGCGACCTGTGCGCCGAGGCGTTCCGGGCGTGGCTCCGGGACCGGCACGGCACCCTCGACGCCCTCAACGACGCCTGGTGGACCACCTTCTGGTCCCACCGCTACACCGACTGGGACCAGATCGAACCGCCCAGCGCCCTCACCGAGCACTGGCGCGGTCCCGACCACACCGCGTTCCAGGGCATCACCCTCGACTGGTTCCGCTTCACGACCGACGCCCTCCTCGGCTGCTTCCTGGCCGAGAAGGAGGCGATCCGCGCCCACGACCCGGACACGCCCGCCACCACCAACTTCATGGGCCTCTTCCGCCCCCTCGACTACCACCGCTGGGCTCCCCACCTGGACTTCGCCTCCTGGGACAACTACCCGCCCCTGGACGCCCCGCCGACCCGGCCCGCCCTCGCCCACGACCTGATGCGCGGACTGAAGGACGGCGCCCCCTTCTGGCTGATGGAGCAGACCCCCTCGACGACGGCCTGCCGGGACGTCAACCCGCTCCGGCGGCCCGGCGAGCTCCGCCTCGCCACCTTCCAGGCCGTCGCCCACGGCGCCGACGCCGCCCTCTACTTCCAGATGCGCGCCTCCCGCGGTGCCTGCGAGAAGTACCACGGGGCCGTCGTCGGCCACGCGGGCCGCGACGACACCCGCGTCTTCCGCGAAGTCGCCGAGCTGGGAGGGGAACTGGAGGCCCTGGGCGCCCGCACCCTCGGCGCCCGTACCCCCGCCCGCACCGCGCTCCTCTTCGACTGGGACAGCTGGTGGGCCCTGGAGATCTCCGACGGTCCCTCCCGGCTGGTCAAGTATCCCGACGTGGTCCACGCCTACTACCGGGCCGCCCGCGAGGCAGGAGCCGACCTGGACGTGATCCCCCAGACCGCCGACCTCACCGGCTACGACGTGGTCCTCGCCCCCGCCCTGCACCTGGTCAAGGGCGACCTCGCCACCCGCCTGGAAGCCGTGGCCGCCCGCGGCGGCGCGGTCCTGGCGACCTTCCTCTCCGGCCGCGTGGACGAACACGACCGGGCCTTCCTCACCGACGTCCCCGGCCCCCTCGCCCGCCTGATGGGCATCCGCGTCGACGAATGGGACGCCCGCCCACCGGAGTTCGCCCAGACCGTCCCCGAACTGGGCGCGCAGGCCCGGCTCGTCTTCGAGATCGTGCTGCCGCGCGGCGCCGAGACGGTCGCCACCTACGGCACCGACTTCTACGCCGGCACCCCGGCCGTGACCCGCAACCGGTTCGGCTCCGGCGAGGCCTGGTACGTCGCGACCGCCCTCGATCAGCAAGGGGTCGACCAGGTGGTCCGCCGGATCCTGACCCGCCACGACCTGCTCGGCCCCTACGCGGACCACCCGGCGGTGGAGACCGCCACCCGGGTCGCCCCCGACGGCACCCGCCTGCTCTTCCTCCTCAACCACGCCCCCGAACCGGCCCGTCTGACCGCCCACGCCGCCTTCACCGACCTGCTCACCGGCAAGCGGACCGGCCAGGGCGAACCCCTGGAGCTCGACCCGCTGGGCGTGGCGATCCTTCAGTAG